The genomic region ACCGGTGATTCAATTCAGCGAGATCAATTTGGGAGGCGGTTCGCTGGTCGGGGACGACTGGAAGGCCGGCGTCCGGCAGGCCGTGCTGACCGCCTTGCGCCATCTCGGAATGGACGGACGTGATTGGGTGGTCACCGTCAAGAATCGATCCCACAATGCCATGACCGACGGCATGAGCGCGAGCGGCGCGGTCGCAGTCGGCATCATGGCGGCCTGGCGTGGCGACGCCATACGACCCGGCGTGGCCATGACCGGCCAAATCGCGCCCAACGGCGACATTCTCGGCGTCGGCAGCGTTCCTCAGAAAGTCGAAGCGGCCGCAAGAGAGCAGTTCAACACGGTGCTCGTGCCGCGCGGACAATCCAATATGGGAGACGGGAACTTCGGCAGTCAGGCTCGGCGAGTGGCCGTCATCGAAGTGGGCACGTTGGATGAAGCCTATCACGCGATGGCCGGCCCGCGGTACTGACGCGGCTACTCCTGCGATAACTCAACCAGAAGACTCATCGCGCGCCTGATCTGCTCGCGCGACCCCAGTAGCACCACAATATCGCCGGCCTTGAGTTTGGTCTTCATCGACGGATTGGATTGGGTGACGCCGGCTCTCGTCCATGCGATCACGGACGCTCCCGTGCGGGGACGGATGGCCAATTCATCCAGAGTTTTTCCCACGGAGGGCGCCTCCTGCTCGATCCGGCAGGTTTCAACCTCCGCATCGGTAAGCGTGCCACCCCTCAGGTGATGGGCCAGCTCGGGCAACTCGCTGCGCCGCAACAGGGCATAACCCTCCCGCCTGATCTGCTCGGCCTTTCGAGTCACGAACTCCTGCGGCATGTCATAGGTGCGCAGAACGAGCGCAAAGATCTCGATGGATGTTTCGAATTCCTCCGGCACGACGTCGTCGGCTCCCAGCTGATGGAGTTCCTCGAGCTCCCGCAAGTAGCGCGTGCGGACGACCACGTGCAGTTTGGGATTGAGCCCCTTGGCCACTTGAACGGTCCGCCGGGTGACAAACGGATCCGAGATGGCGACGACCAGCACTTTGGCGTCTTCGATCTTCATGTGACGCAAGACATTCGCGTTCGTAGCGTCGCCGTAGTACACCGGGACGCCATGTTGTGCCTCCCGTCTGACCGTGTCGCCGTCCAGATCCAACGCGACGTGTGGAATCTCCGTTTCACTCAGAACGCGCGCCAGATTCCGCCCGTTGAGCCCGTACCCGACGATAATGACGTGGTCTTTGATTCGGATGTGCTTGCCTTCCGTTTGCAGCGCATGCGCCGTGGTGCGAGTGGGAAACCAATGCCGCAGCCGTTGCATCGCCTCGACGCGCCGCGCCATCGACGGAGACCACTCCATTAAGAAGGGCGTGATGATCATGGACAGCACCGAGACCGCCAGGAACACCTGGTAGGGATCTCCCCGCAACAATCCGCTCTCCTGTCCCTGTTGGGCCAGCAAAAAGCTGAACTCCCCCACCTGCGCCAACGCCACCCCGACCATCAGCGCCGAACGGGGTGGCGCCTGCACCGCCAGCGCGGCGAGCGCTCCGGTCATGAACTTCACCACCAGGATGGCCGCCAGCAGTCCGGCCACCACCAAGGGATGTTCGATCAACACGCGCCAGTTCATGAGGATGCCGATGGAGACGAAAAACAGGCTGTTGAAACTATCGCGGAACGGGAGCACCTCCGCCATGGCCTGATGACTGTACTCGGACTCCGAGATGACGAGGCCGGCGATGAAGGCGCCGAGGGCCAGGGAAAGGCCGCCCAAGGAGGTCAGCCAAGCGATGCCCAGGCAGAGCACGATGACCGTGAGCAGGAACAACTCCCGACTCCGGCTCCTGACGATATGCTCCAACAGTTTCGGGACGGCATACCAGGCGGCGGCCACGACCAAACCGACCACGACCGCGGACTTCCCCAGCGTCGTGAGAATCGTGAGTCCGGCTCCCTCGGCATGGCTGGCGAGGATGGGCGTCAACAGCATCATCGGCACGACCGCGAGGTCCTGAAAAATCAGAATGCCGATCGTGGCGCGCCCATGGATCGAATCGCTGTCGCCGCGATTTGCCAGGGTCTTCAGGACGATAGCCGTGCTGCTCAGGGAGATCATGAAACCCCAGAAAACCCCCTCCTGCCATCCGAGGCCGGTCGGCAGGATGGCCAGACACGCCACGACCAACACCCCGCCGACTTGAATGGGCGCCGCCACCAGCAGCAGCCGTTTCAAGGACGCGAGCTGCACCAATGAGAACTCGATCCCGATGGTGAAGAGAAGCAGAACGACGCCGATCTCGGCCAGAACCTGGACCGTGCCCACGTCCGAGATGAGGTTCAACCCGTGAGGCCCGATCAGCGCCCCTGCGACGAGGAATCCGGCGATCGACGGAAGCCTGAATTGATGAAACACGAACACGACGGCGATCGAGACCGAAAAAATGACCAGCAGATTGCCCAGCACTCCATAATCTGTCATATGGACTCCGAACCAATAATGACGCGGAGGATACCGCAGCATGGCCCCAGGGACAAGGCAAAGCTTGTTCCGGCTGCAGCCGTTTTTGTAGAGTGCCCGGGTGACACCGGACGCGCGTCAGGCGATCGGCGCCATCATTTTCGACTTCAACGGGGTGCTCGCGGACGACGAGACGCCTCACGTCCTATGCTTTCAGCAGGCATTGGCGGAGTTCGGCCTGTCGTTGACGGTGGAGGACTATTACGGCACGTACCTCGGCATGGACGAGCGGACCTGCACCGCAACGCTGCTGCGGGCCAGCGGCGACGCCGGCGACCGACGCCTGCTCGACCGTATCATCGCCAGGAAGGCCCAACTCTTCGCGCTCCGAACCGCCGACGATCAGCTTCCGCTGTTCCCCGGAGCGGCCGACTTCGTGAAGGCGGCCCGATCCGGATACCGGCTGGCCGTCGCGTCGGGGGGCCGGCGTCACCAGATCGACCGAGCCATCCACGGAACCGCGATCGAGGAAATCTTCGACGTCATCGTCGCGGCGGACGACTGTCCGATCGGAAAGCCCGATCCCGCCATTTATCGCATGACGCTCGCTCGCCTCAACGACGGAGCACGGACGCCTTCCCTGTCCGCCTCGAACTGTCTGGTGATCGAAGATTCCCTTGCCGGAATCCGATCGGCCCGACAAGCCGGCATGAAGGTTCTCGCCGTGGCGTCGACCTATCCCGCAGAAAGGCTACGAGAAGCCGATGGAGTCCTGGCCGGCTTCGTGGGTCTGACTCCGGAAGAAGCGGTCCGCATGGTCGCCTAAATCGGTCGGCACGGCCTTGCACGTCCGTCCCAATCGCACGGCTCCGCCACGACCCCCTCGAAAGGTGAATAGACGCTGCGCGCACGGGTGGAATAGCTTGTCGGCACGATGATGGATCGTGTGAATCGACGATCCGTACAGGCCACGCTGATAATCTTTACAAATTCAGGGAGGTGCTTTATGAGGCCACGCGATGTGTACCGGGTCGTGGCGACCTTGGCAATGATTTGGACGGCGATGCCCGCGCTGTCGAATGCCTCTGAACAGGCCGACGTCGATCTCGGCACCATGTGGAGTTGTCCGCTCCCGGATGGAACGGTCCTCTACACCAACAAGGACAGGAAGAACAAGGACGGTTGCACGCCGATGTCATTGAAGCCCCTCTCGGTCGTCCCGTCTCTGGACGCGATGCCGACCTATCGTCCCCCGGTCGCCTCCGCCCCTCAATATGACATTCCCGCGATCGATCGGGGCGCCGGCCCGTCGGGATCCGCGGCTGCGCCTGATTGGGCCAAGGACTGGCACGCCAGCGTGACCTCATCCGGATCGGTGCAGGCGGAAGTCTGCTCCATATATAGCGAATGGCTTCAACTGAATCAGAAGTCGCGCGGAGGATTTTATTTCGGCTCCGATCCGTCCTACGGCGGGGATGTCTCAGCCCAAAACCAGCGGGGACCGAGCTACTCGTTCTACGACAATGCTCGTTATCATACCCTGGCCCGGATCTTCGGCACGGGATTCGTTCCGGTCGGCTGCCTCTAACGATTCTATTGAAGTAGCCGGCTCAATTGCCTGATCGTCGCCGGCTCGGAATGCGTCTGAAACGCCCGGGCCGGCCCCTGAATTCCCTACCCGTCAGACCTTGTAAAACTCCCGATACCATTGTACGAAACGTGGCACGCCGACTTCGATCGGAGTCGCAGGCTTGAAGCCGACGTCTCGAGCGAGGTCGTCAATGTCCGCATACGTCGCCGGAACATCACCCGGCTGCAGCGGCAGCAGCCGCTTCTCGGCCTTCTTCCCCACGGCTTCTTCGAGCACTTCGATGAACCGCAGCAGCTCCACCGGTTGATGATTGCCGATGTTGTAAACCCGCGCCGGAGCAGAACTGGTTCCGGGGTCCGGAGTGTCGCCTGACCATTGGGGATTCGACTCCGCCGGGCGATCGAGCGTCCGCACCACCCCTTCGACGATGTCGTCGACGTAGGTGAAGTCGCGGCGCATCTTTCCCTGATTGAAGACGTCGATCGGTTGCCCTTCCAGGATGGCTTTCGTGAAAATGAACAGCGCCATGTCGGGTCGTCCCCAGGGTCCATAGACGGTGAAAAACCGAAGCCCGGTACAGGGCATGCCATACAGATGCGCGTAGGAATGGGCCATCAATTCGTTGGCCTTTTTGCTGACCGCGTAGAGCGAGACCGGGTGGTCGACATTGTCGTGGATGGAAAAGGGCATGTGGGTATTGCCGCCGTAGACGGAGCTCGACGAGGCATAGACGAGGTGTTCGACCTTGGCATGCCGGCAGCCTTCGAGCACGTTGAGGAACCCTTCGATGTTGCTGTCGGTATAGGCATGGGGATTGATCAGGGAGTATCGGACGCCGGCCTGCGCCGCAAGATGAACGACCCGCTTGATCGGGTGCTCGGCGAACAACTCCTTCATGCCCAATCGATTAGCCAAATCGAGCTTGACGAACTGGAACCCCTCCAACGGGGTCAACTGGGCCAAGCGGGCCTGCTTGAGCCGAACATCATAGTAATCGTTGACGTTGTCGAGGCCGATCACGGAATCGCCCCGTGCGATCAACCGCTTGACGACGTGAAACCCGATGAATCCGGCGGCTCCCGTCACGAGAATCGCTCTGTTCGAGTCACCCATGCGCCATCCTCTCCCCGGCTGTCGACTCCGGCCGCTACGTCCGCCGTCCCGTCTTCGCAAAAGACGGTTCTCCGAACACCGCCGTATATAGGGCCATCGGCTCGAGGCTTGATCCGGTCGACTGGACGTCGATCGTTCCGTCCTGCGTCAGACGATACCGGTCGAATGCCTGGGCGTAATGATATCCGCAACCCAGAGGAGAGAGAAATTCTTTCAGATTTTGCGGAGGCTCCCAATGTGCCGTGAGCAGCGCCGTTCTCGCGGGATTTCTCCGGCTGAACATGAAGGACAGATGATCGGGGTACCAGTCGGCGCCTCCCGTGGCGTAGGAGATGAAGGTCTTCGCCCGCGCCGCTTCGCAGATCGCGGCCAGATAGGCATTGGTCAGGTAGCCGTTCTCGCCCACTTCGAGCCACTGACCCGGATGGGACAGGGCCGCGTGCGCGGCATGGCTCCGAAGCTCGAGCAGTTGCTGCTGCGACGCGAACACGAGCGGAATCGGTCCGTACTGGTCCACCAGACGAGCGAGGACATTTTCGTTCAGTGCGGAACGTCCGTCGTTGGTCGGGCCGCTGTCGGCGTGCACCAGGACGTTGTAGCCTCGGTCGCTGATCAAATAA from Nitrospira japonica harbors:
- a CDS encoding S16 family serine protease — protein: MSSGFRRPNPFLMACLLALLPFSPAPAFDNLHVASVPALAVLSDGRTGAVHYIALQISSDPGADGPVIQFSEINLGGGSLVGDDWKAGVRQAVLTALRHLGMDGRDWVVTVKNRSHNAMTDGMSASGAVAVGIMAAWRGDAIRPGVAMTGQIAPNGDILGVGSVPQKVEAAAREQFNTVLVPRGQSNMGDGNFGSQARRVAVIEVGTLDEAYHAMAGPRY
- a CDS encoding HAD family hydrolase; its protein translation is MTPDARQAIGAIIFDFNGVLADDETPHVLCFQQALAEFGLSLTVEDYYGTYLGMDERTCTATLLRASGDAGDRRLLDRIIARKAQLFALRTADDQLPLFPGAADFVKAARSGYRLAVASGGRRHQIDRAIHGTAIEEIFDVIVAADDCPIGKPDPAIYRMTLARLNDGARTPSLSASNCLVIEDSLAGIRSARQAGMKVLAVASTYPAERLREADGVLAGFVGLTPEEAVRMVA
- a CDS encoding cation:proton antiporter domain-containing protein — protein: MTDYGVLGNLLVIFSVSIAVVFVFHQFRLPSIAGFLVAGALIGPHGLNLISDVGTVQVLAEIGVVLLLFTIGIEFSLVQLASLKRLLLVAAPIQVGGVLVVACLAILPTGLGWQEGVFWGFMISLSSTAIVLKTLANRGDSDSIHGRATIGILIFQDLAVVPMMLLTPILASHAEGAGLTILTTLGKSAVVVGLVVAAAWYAVPKLLEHIVRSRSRELFLLTVIVLCLGIAWLTSLGGLSLALGAFIAGLVISESEYSHQAMAEVLPFRDSFNSLFFVSIGILMNWRVLIEHPLVVAGLLAAILVVKFMTGALAALAVQAPPRSALMVGVALAQVGEFSFLLAQQGQESGLLRGDPYQVFLAVSVLSMIITPFLMEWSPSMARRVEAMQRLRHWFPTRTTAHALQTEGKHIRIKDHVIIVGYGLNGRNLARVLSETEIPHVALDLDGDTVRREAQHGVPVYYGDATNANVLRHMKIEDAKVLVVAISDPFVTRRTVQVAKGLNPKLHVVVRTRYLRELEELHQLGADDVVPEEFETSIEIFALVLRTYDMPQEFVTRKAEQIRREGYALLRRSELPELAHHLRGGTLTDAEVETCRIEQEAPSVGKTLDELAIRPRTGASVIAWTRAGVTQSNPSMKTKLKAGDIVVLLGSREQIRRAMSLLVELSQE
- a CDS encoding NAD-dependent epimerase; the encoded protein is MGDSNRAILVTGAAGFIGFHVVKRLIARGDSVIGLDNVNDYYDVRLKQARLAQLTPLEGFQFVKLDLANRLGMKELFAEHPIKRVVHLAAQAGVRYSLINPHAYTDSNIEGFLNVLEGCRHAKVEHLVYASSSSVYGGNTHMPFSIHDNVDHPVSLYAVSKKANELMAHSYAHLYGMPCTGLRFFTVYGPWGRPDMALFIFTKAILEGQPIDVFNQGKMRRDFTYVDDIVEGVVRTLDRPAESNPQWSGDTPDPGTSSAPARVYNIGNHQPVELLRFIEVLEEAVGKKAEKRLLPLQPGDVPATYADIDDLARDVGFKPATPIEVGVPRFVQWYREFYKV